One stretch of Candidatus Omnitrophota bacterium DNA includes these proteins:
- a CDS encoding AAA family ATPase: MYFKKLELVGFKSFCDKTILHFEPGITAVVGPNGCGKSNIFDSIRWVLGEQSAKSLRGSDMQDVIFNGTDLKEPLGMAEVTLTFDNESKFFNYDCSELAITRRIFRSGESEYLLNKTVVRLKDILDLLLGTGIGAESYSIIAQGKIDLILSSKPEDRRMVFDEASGITKYKAQKRETLRRIEETEQNLLRVNDIVVEVKRQIGSLERQANKARRYKEVFEELKSKDVTLAVVKKKEFLLKKDEIINQLKKLELREAELINSISELEAKIANRQAELKGFEDSIMQSKNQILNLENQVIRNSERISFNKEKIAELVANKEYLEAQVEQARNKLVVDEEKLNNVKIEYDGLKKTIEEKSLTLSEKDSLLTDLSLKIKQALETIASKKREIIDLAAKISNTKNEIADFNSKEQIFTARRKRLDIEKAKVYEEKVIIDASLETVTQEVEALRLIVDEINLKLNTAKNELGQENLVLDKINADILALDRQRLTLESHREFLEKFKTKYEDISEAMNAVIYLDKLPVDNVSGLVIKIKDNVNLSEQDKANFQGASFKLSGEAKPIELDTQKIDEKISKLQLDVDALKISKSGKEVKINELNSSINGLQQELRNQEIALANKETTYSTIKEQFNKIKEEEDIIVLELSDVIKEITVLTTNIEVSKLHLEELCSLERQSEDLILQEEGNISESAKTREGLLVAITQIKTELDSLNKRIYSDEATFNLLNEAFLRDKDNLANSEKQIIESKAKEDFLINEISECEAKIQDSSKKIEEESKVLTEVEKKYREVSEGTSGVVSKIDSDRRELDSLKDCLYSLQMQDKDIDYKYSTIKDRLLQSYSVDLEAQPDLTYEVDVALISQEIEKLKEKVNSYGSVNLVAIEEYDELKKRYDFLIQQQTDLLSAKESLHQAILKINRTTKQMFLETFEKVSVEFRNYFKMLFNGGDAQVFLIDEQDPLESGIEIICRPPGKKLQNVLLLSGGEKSMSAIALIFAIFKVKPSPFCILDEIDAALDEANVDRFSRALQEFATGSQFIVITHNKKTIANADVMYGITMQQSGVSKIVSVKFSQDKKKEEKSPDVAVAEPV, from the coding sequence ATGTATTTTAAAAAATTAGAATTAGTTGGTTTTAAATCATTCTGCGATAAAACAATTTTGCATTTTGAGCCTGGGATTACTGCCGTAGTTGGGCCCAATGGCTGCGGGAAGTCTAATATCTTTGATTCTATTCGTTGGGTTTTGGGAGAACAATCTGCGAAATCTTTACGCGGGTCTGATATGCAAGATGTAATTTTTAACGGGACTGATTTAAAAGAACCTTTAGGTATGGCGGAAGTTACACTAACTTTTGATAATGAGTCAAAGTTTTTTAATTATGATTGCTCGGAACTGGCGATCACCCGGAGAATCTTTCGTTCAGGGGAAAGCGAGTACTTGCTTAATAAAACAGTAGTGCGCCTTAAAGATATTTTGGATTTATTATTAGGTACCGGTATTGGAGCAGAGAGTTATTCTATTATTGCTCAGGGGAAGATTGATTTAATTTTAAGTTCAAAACCTGAAGACCGGAGAATGGTTTTTGATGAAGCATCCGGAATTACTAAATATAAAGCTCAAAAAAGAGAAACTCTTAGGAGGATTGAAGAAACTGAGCAGAATCTTCTGCGTGTGAATGATATTGTTGTTGAAGTTAAGCGCCAAATAGGCAGCCTTGAGAGGCAGGCTAATAAAGCACGCAGGTATAAAGAGGTATTTGAGGAGCTAAAATCTAAAGACGTAACTTTAGCCGTCGTAAAGAAAAAAGAATTTTTACTAAAAAAAGATGAAATCATTAACCAGCTTAAGAAGCTTGAATTAAGAGAGGCAGAATTAATAAATTCTATTTCGGAATTGGAAGCTAAGATAGCAAATCGGCAGGCTGAATTAAAAGGCTTTGAAGACAGCATCATGCAGTCAAAAAACCAGATATTGAATTTAGAAAATCAGGTAATCAGGAATAGCGAACGCATAAGTTTTAATAAAGAAAAAATTGCCGAGTTGGTTGCTAATAAAGAATACTTAGAAGCTCAAGTTGAGCAGGCAAGAAACAAGTTGGTTGTTGACGAGGAGAAATTAAACAACGTAAAAATTGAATATGACGGTTTAAAGAAAACTATTGAGGAGAAAAGCCTAACTTTAAGTGAAAAGGATAGCTTATTAACCGATTTGTCTTTAAAAATCAAACAGGCCTTGGAAACGATTGCCAGCAAAAAAAGGGAGATTATTGATTTGGCGGCAAAAATTTCAAATACAAAGAACGAAATAGCTGACTTTAATTCAAAGGAGCAAATTTTTACAGCAAGAAGAAAAAGGCTTGATATTGAGAAGGCAAAAGTTTACGAAGAAAAGGTTATTATTGATGCAAGCCTGGAGACTGTTACCCAGGAAGTTGAGGCCTTGCGTTTGATAGTTGATGAAATTAACCTAAAATTAAATACAGCTAAGAATGAATTAGGCCAGGAGAACTTGGTTTTAGATAAGATTAACGCGGATATTCTTGCATTAGACCGCCAAAGATTGACTCTTGAGTCTCATCGTGAGTTTCTAGAGAAATTCAAGACTAAATATGAAGATATCAGCGAAGCAATGAATGCTGTTATTTATTTAGATAAGCTTCCAGTTGATAATGTGAGTGGATTGGTGATAAAAATTAAAGATAATGTTAATTTAAGCGAGCAGGATAAGGCTAATTTTCAAGGAGCAAGTTTCAAGCTTTCTGGAGAAGCAAAGCCTATTGAGTTAGATACCCAGAAAATTGATGAAAAAATAAGTAAGCTGCAATTGGATGTGGATGCTTTAAAAATTTCCAAATCTGGCAAAGAAGTTAAAATTAATGAATTGAATTCTTCAATTAACGGATTGCAGCAAGAATTGCGTAATCAGGAGATTGCTCTTGCTAATAAAGAGACTACTTATTCAACGATTAAAGAGCAGTTTAATAAGATTAAAGAGGAAGAAGATATTATTGTTTTGGAGTTAAGCGATGTAATTAAAGAAATAACTGTTTTGACTACTAATATTGAAGTTTCAAAACTTCATCTTGAAGAACTTTGTAGCCTTGAGCGTCAATCTGAAGATTTGATTTTGCAAGAGGAAGGCAACATCTCAGAAAGCGCCAAGACAAGAGAAGGGCTTTTGGTAGCCATAACTCAGATAAAAACCGAACTTGATTCGTTAAACAAGCGAATTTATTCTGACGAGGCAACCTTTAATCTTTTAAACGAAGCTTTTTTAAGAGATAAGGACAACTTAGCTAATTCGGAAAAACAGATAATTGAATCAAAAGCTAAAGAAGATTTTTTAATTAATGAGATTAGTGAATGTGAAGCAAAGATTCAAGACAGCAGCAAGAAGATTGAAGAAGAATCAAAGGTTTTGACTGAAGTGGAAAAGAAGTACCGGGAGGTTTCAGAGGGGACTTCGGGAGTTGTCTCTAAGATTGATTCTGATAGGAGGGAATTGGATTCTCTAAAAGACTGTTTATATAGTTTGCAGATGCAGGATAAAGACATTGATTATAAATATTCAACCATAAAAGACAGGCTTTTACAGTCATATAGCGTTGATCTGGAGGCGCAGCCAGATTTAACTTACGAAGTGGATGTAGCTTTAATTTCTCAGGAAATTGAGAAGTTAAAAGAAAAAGTTAATTCTTACGGTTCTGTTAACTTAGTTGCAATTGAAGAATATGATGAGCTAAAAAAGCGGTATGATTTCCTGATCCAGCAGCAGACAGATTTGCTTTCGGCCAAAGAATCATTGCATCAGGCTATTCTAAAGATTAATAGGACAACAAAACAAATGTTTTTGGAGACTTTTGAGAAGGTAAGTGTTGAATTCAGGAATTACTTTAAAATGCTTTTTAATGGTGGAGATGCACAGGTATTCCTCATTGATGAACAGGATCCTTTAGAGTCAGGTATTGAAATTATCTGCAGGCCTCCGGGTAAAAAGCTGCAGAATGTTTTATTGCTTTCCGGCGGGGAAAAATCAATGTCAGCAATTGCTTTAATTTTCGCGATTTTTAAGGTAAAGCCGTCGCCGTTTTGCATCTTAGATGAAATTGATGCAGCTCTTGACGAGGCAAATGTAGACAGGTTTAGCAGGGCGCTTCAGGAATTTGCAACCGGCTCACAGTTTATCGTGATTACTCACAACAAAAAGACAATTGCTAACGCGGATGTCATGTATGGGATTACCATGCAGCAGTCCGGAGTTTCAAAGATTGTTTCTGTAAAATTTTCGCAGGATAAGAAGAAAGAAGAAAAATCGCCTGATGTTGCTGTGGCAGAACCTGTTTAA
- a CDS encoding helix-turn-helix domain-containing protein yields the protein MVNNGLMTIEDLSDYLKVTRRTIYDWLKHKKIPAVKLVGQWRFKKDKIDAWIENISEHN from the coding sequence ATGGTTAATAATGGATTGATGACTATTGAAGATTTGTCCGATTATTTAAAAGTCACGCGTAGGACTATTTATGACTGGCTTAAACATAAAAAAATTCCTGCAGTTAAGTTGGTTGGCCAGTGGCGATTTAAGAAAGATAAGATTGACGCTTGGATTGAAAATATCTCTGAACATAACTAG
- a CDS encoding PilZ domain-containing protein — protein sequence MSHLFNEKRESVRFMVPLSVTYRLNNENSSGIAKTNDISQDGLCLITQDNVSVGSTLDLWLAMPDNGESIRTKGKVIWIHPTGNDSFKLGVKLEGQKLKPIPLVLRTISSQNKY from the coding sequence ATGAGCCACCTTTTTAATGAAAAACGGGAAAGCGTTAGATTCATGGTCCCATTGTCTGTCACCTACCGTCTAAACAACGAAAATTCTTCCGGTATTGCTAAAACAAACGACATAAGCCAAGACGGCCTTTGTTTGATTACTCAGGATAACGTCAGCGTAGGAAGTACTTTGGATTTATGGTTGGCAATGCCTGATAATGGAGAGTCTATCCGCACAAAAGGCAAGGTAATCTGGATACATCCAACTGGAAATGATTCTTTCAAACTTGGTGTAAAGTTAGAAGGCCAAAAACTAAAACCAATCCCCTTAGTCTTAAGAACAATCTCCTCCCAGAATAAATATTAG
- a CDS encoding electron transfer flavoprotein subunit alpha, with protein MAIQIIIEKCTGCSLCVKTCPFGAIRIIDKKAVIDFNKCNLCGACVSACKFKAILLEKPQNTCVLPNIKDYKGIWVFIEQKNGKVQSVSYELLGKAQELSKKLNCQVSGVLIGNDLDDQLDELVWHGADNIYLVQAPEIANFQDEPYTNILVELIKKYKPEILLCGATAIGRSLISRVAINIKAGLTADCTGLDIDPEKKILLQTRPAFGGNIMATIISPNFRPQMATVRHKVMQPMAPDKHRKGKIIKESFDKTLYASRTKLIDIVEEIESLVNIAEADIIVSGGRGMGAKENFKILEELAHAIGAAVGSSRAAVDAGWMPYSHQVGQTGRTVAPKIYIACGISGQIQHLVGMQSSKIIVAINKDPEAPIFKVATYGVVGDVFEIVPALTKRFKEGLNK; from the coding sequence ATGGCCATTCAAATTATTATTGAAAAATGTACTGGTTGTTCGTTGTGTGTAAAAACTTGTCCGTTTGGTGCGATACGCATAATAGATAAGAAAGCAGTCATTGATTTTAATAAATGCAATCTTTGCGGAGCTTGCGTAAGCGCATGTAAATTTAAGGCAATTTTGTTGGAGAAGCCTCAGAATACTTGTGTTTTGCCGAATATCAAGGATTACAAAGGAATTTGGGTTTTTATTGAACAGAAAAACGGTAAAGTGCAGTCTGTTTCCTATGAGCTTCTTGGAAAAGCGCAGGAGCTTTCCAAAAAATTAAATTGCCAGGTAAGCGGTGTTTTGATCGGGAATGATCTTGATGATCAATTGGATGAGTTAGTCTGGCATGGTGCTGATAATATTTATCTTGTCCAAGCGCCGGAGATTGCTAATTTCCAAGACGAGCCTTATACAAATATCCTTGTTGAGTTAATAAAGAAGTACAAACCAGAAATCCTGCTGTGCGGTGCAACTGCAATCGGCCGCTCATTAATCTCAAGAGTTGCGATTAATATTAAGGCAGGCCTTACAGCAGATTGCACAGGGTTAGATATTGACCCTGAGAAAAAAATACTCCTTCAAACAAGACCAGCTTTTGGCGGAAATATTATGGCTACTATCATTAGCCCTAATTTCCGCCCTCAGATGGCAACAGTAAGGCACAAAGTAATGCAGCCAATGGCTCCTGATAAGCATCGCAAGGGAAAGATTATCAAGGAGAGTTTTGATAAAACACTGTATGCTTCCCGCACGAAATTAATAGATATAGTTGAAGAGATCGAATCGCTTGTTAATATTGCGGAAGCGGATATCATTGTTTCCGGTGGAAGGGGCATGGGCGCAAAAGAGAATTTTAAGATTTTAGAAGAGCTTGCTCATGCAATTGGAGCTGCCGTAGGATCGTCTCGCGCTGCGGTAGATGCCGGGTGGATGCCGTATTCTCATCAAGTTGGCCAGACTGGAAGGACAGTTGCCCCTAAAATATATATTGCCTGCGGAATCTCCGGCCAAATCCAGCATTTAGTTGGAATGCAATCATCAAAAATCATTGTTGCGATTAATAAAGACCCCGAAGCTCCTATATTTAAAGTTGCTACATATGGAGTTGTGGGAGACGTTTTTGAGATTGTTCCAGCCTTGACAAAAAGATTTAAAGAAGGGCTTAATAAGTAA
- a CDS encoding electron transfer flavoprotein subunit beta/FixA family protein has product MNIIVCIKQVPETTEVRINPETNTLIREGVKSIINPFDMYAIEEAIRLKERFGGKVTVITMGPPQADAALREAISLGADEGVLLCDRAFAGSDTWATSYTLAGGIKKLGEFDLVLCGKQATDGDTAQVGPGISTHLNIPQVTYVKKIEEVKEKIMRVERMMEEGFEVIETPLPALLTVVKEINEPRLPSLKGIMKSKSAKITVLTQKELGLDAQNIGLCGSPTQVVKIFTPPQREGGQMLKGEAPEIAKQLVDLLKNEVH; this is encoded by the coding sequence ATGAATATAATTGTCTGTATTAAACAGGTTCCTGAAACAACCGAAGTAAGAATTAATCCGGAAACAAATACTTTAATCCGGGAAGGTGTTAAGTCTATAATTAATCCTTTTGATATGTATGCGATTGAAGAAGCAATCCGGCTTAAAGAAAGATTTGGCGGAAAAGTTACTGTTATAACTATGGGCCCTCCTCAGGCTGATGCTGCGTTAAGAGAAGCAATTTCTTTAGGTGCTGATGAAGGTGTTTTATTATGCGATCGCGCTTTCGCAGGAAGTGACACTTGGGCAACCAGCTATACTTTGGCGGGTGGAATTAAAAAGTTGGGAGAATTTGATTTAGTGCTTTGTGGAAAACAGGCTACTGATGGAGATACTGCGCAGGTAGGCCCTGGAATCTCAACACATTTAAATATTCCTCAAGTAACTTACGTAAAAAAGATTGAAGAAGTAAAAGAAAAAATAATGCGCGTTGAAAGGATGATGGAAGAAGGTTTTGAAGTAATTGAAACTCCATTACCGGCACTTCTTACTGTAGTTAAAGAGATAAATGAGCCGCGTCTTCCTTCATTAAAGGGGATAATGAAGTCAAAAAGTGCTAAAATTACTGTTTTAACACAAAAAGAACTCGGGCTTGATGCTCAGAATATAGGGCTTTGTGGTTCGCCAACCCAAGTTGTAAAGATCTTTACGCCTCCTCAAAGAGAAGGCGGACAGATGCTCAAAGGGGAAGCCCCTGAAATTGCTAAGCAGCTGGTAGATTTACTTAAGAATGAGGTTCATTAA
- a CDS encoding acyl-CoA dehydrogenase family protein has protein sequence MDYLLTEEQKMVKDLARKIADEKIRPVAAKYDQSEQYPWEVIKVIAEAGLFGLFIPEEYGGMGINVMNLCLATEELSKACGGIAVCYAASALGTFPIVLFGNEEQKKKYLPDLASGKKVAAFGITEPEAGSDASAIKTTAKKEGDHYVINGLKHFITNGGDAETYVVIAMTNKAKGARGASAFIVEKGTPGFTFGKKEDKFGIRASSTRELIFTDCKVPATNLLSKEGMGFIVTMRTFDMSRPGVAAQALGIAQGALDLSVKYVKERRQFDKSIASNQGIQWMIADMATEVEAARGLVYGTARMVDAGITGVSKESAMAKMYASDVAMKVTLDAMQLFGGYGYMKDYPIEKYVRDAKITQIYEGTNQIQRDIIGKEVIKEAAK, from the coding sequence ATGGATTATTTGCTGACTGAAGAACAAAAGATGGTTAAAGATTTAGCACGCAAGATTGCTGATGAAAAAATTCGTCCTGTTGCCGCTAAATATGATCAATCCGAACAATATCCTTGGGAAGTAATTAAAGTTATTGCTGAAGCAGGCCTTTTTGGCTTATTTATCCCGGAAGAATACGGCGGAATGGGTATAAATGTAATGAATTTATGCCTTGCGACTGAAGAGCTTTCAAAGGCTTGCGGAGGGATTGCTGTTTGCTATGCCGCATCTGCGCTAGGTACTTTTCCAATCGTGCTTTTTGGAAACGAAGAACAGAAGAAAAAATATCTTCCTGATTTAGCCAGCGGGAAAAAGGTAGCTGCATTTGGGATTACTGAGCCGGAAGCAGGATCGGACGCCTCTGCTATTAAAACTACCGCGAAAAAAGAGGGAGATCATTATGTTATAAATGGCCTTAAGCATTTTATCACTAATGGCGGGGATGCGGAAACTTATGTGGTAATTGCAATGACTAATAAGGCTAAGGGTGCACGAGGAGCTTCAGCATTTATTGTTGAAAAAGGTACTCCCGGTTTTACCTTTGGGAAAAAAGAAGATAAATTTGGGATTCGCGCTTCCTCAACCAGAGAATTGATATTTACTGATTGCAAGGTGCCAGCTACTAATCTTTTATCCAAAGAAGGAATGGGATTTATTGTGACGATGAGAACTTTTGATATGTCGCGTCCCGGAGTTGCTGCTCAGGCATTAGGGATTGCTCAAGGTGCTTTAGATTTATCGGTAAAATATGTAAAAGAAAGGCGCCAATTTGATAAATCAATTGCCAGTAATCAGGGAATTCAATGGATGATTGCTGATATGGCAACAGAAGTTGAGGCTGCGAGAGGTTTGGTTTATGGAACCGCAAGAATGGTTGATGCGGGGATAACCGGAGTTTCAAAAGAGTCAGCAATGGCAAAAATGTACGCATCTGACGTAGCGATGAAAGTTACGCTGGATGCAATGCAGTTGTTTGGCGGCTATGGTTATATGAAAGATTATCCAATTGAAAAATATGTCAGGGACGCAAAAATCACCCAGATATACGAGGGAACTAATCAGATTCAGCGTGATATTATTGGAAAAGAAGTAATTAAGGAAGCGGCTAAGTAA
- a CDS encoding N-acetyltransferase, whose translation MIRKARVGDIKEIQGLINTFADKDLMLPRSLNELYESIRDFWVYVDGKKIVGCAALHISWSDLSEIKSLAVQERFQGRGIGKELISVCIKEAKELGSKRVFVLTYHQKYFNKLGFKRIKHDDLPHKIWAECINCPKFPNCQEIALVKNIAN comes from the coding sequence ATGATAAGAAAAGCAAGAGTCGGTGACATAAAAGAAATTCAGGGCTTAATTAATACATTCGCAGATAAAGATTTGATGCTGCCTCGTTCTTTAAACGAGCTTTATGAAAGTATAAGAGATTTCTGGGTATATGTTGACGGGAAGAAAATTGTAGGTTGTGCGGCTTTGCATATTTCCTGGTCGGATTTGTCAGAAATAAAATCACTTGCTGTCCAGGAAAGGTTTCAGGGCAGAGGAATTGGGAAGGAATTAATATCAGTTTGTATCAAAGAGGCCAAGGAACTTGGGTCTAAAAGGGTTTTTGTCCTAACTTATCACCAGAAATATTTTAATAAACTAGGGTTTAAGAGAATCAAGCATGATGACCTGCCTCATAAAATTTGGGCGGAGTGTATTAACTGCCCCAAATTCCCCAATTGTCAGGAAATCGCTTTGGTAAAAAATATTGCAAATTAA
- the glgC gene encoding glucose-1-phosphate adenylyltransferase, whose amino-acid sequence MTGNVLTFIMAGGKGERLYPLTKDRTKPAVPFGGIYRIIDFTLSNCINSGMRKIYLLTQYKSASLQRHIRLGWNILSSELGEYIEILPAQQRIGDSWYLGTADAIYQNLYTLEMDHPKDVLILAGDHIYKMNYFTMVNFHREKDADLTVGVVEVEKEMASQLGVIEVDKSGMVIGFQEKPAKPKTIPSKPDKIYASMGIYVFKHPVIVHELEEDAKKSASNHDFGKDIIPQMLKKNLKIAAYNFDDENKRGLQPYWRDIGTIDAYYEANMDLVQVDPTFNLYDKEWPTRTLQEQFPPAKTVFAGDEVTGRIGLVLDSIVSGGCIVSGGRVQRSILSPNVRINSYSEVYDSILMEGVNVGRYAKIKRAIIDKDVIIPQGMVIGYDPEEDKKRFTVSDSGIVVVAKKTEIKQANGKK is encoded by the coding sequence ATGACAGGAAACGTTTTAACTTTTATTATGGCTGGAGGCAAGGGAGAGAGGCTGTACCCTTTAACAAAGGATCGCACTAAGCCTGCAGTTCCGTTTGGAGGCATCTATAGGATTATTGATTTTACTTTGAGCAATTGTATTAATTCAGGGATGCGCAAGATTTACCTTCTTACTCAATACAAATCAGCTTCTTTGCAAAGGCATATACGTCTTGGATGGAATATCCTTTCTTCAGAGTTAGGCGAATATATTGAAATCCTGCCAGCCCAGCAGAGAATCGGGGACTCCTGGTATTTGGGAACAGCGGATGCGATTTATCAAAACCTCTATACGCTTGAAATGGACCATCCTAAAGATGTTTTGATACTTGCCGGAGACCATATTTATAAAATGAATTATTTTACAATGGTTAATTTCCATCGTGAAAAAGATGCGGATTTAACCGTAGGCGTTGTTGAAGTGGAAAAAGAAATGGCTTCTCAATTGGGCGTAATTGAGGTAGATAAATCAGGGATGGTAATCGGTTTTCAGGAAAAACCAGCAAAACCAAAAACTATCCCCTCTAAACCCGATAAGATTTATGCATCTATGGGGATTTATGTCTTTAAGCATCCTGTTATCGTCCATGAATTGGAGGAAGACGCAAAGAAAAGCGCTTCAAACCATGACTTTGGCAAGGATATTATCCCTCAGATGTTAAAGAAGAACTTGAAAATCGCAGCTTACAATTTTGACGATGAGAATAAAAGAGGTTTGCAGCCCTATTGGAGAGATATTGGGACAATTGATGCTTATTATGAAGCAAATATGGATTTAGTTCAGGTTGATCCTACATTTAATTTATACGATAAAGAGTGGCCGACAAGAACGCTTCAAGAACAATTCCCGCCTGCTAAAACGGTATTTGCAGGAGACGAGGTCACAGGTAGAATCGGTTTGGTGCTTGATTCCATAGTTTCCGGGGGGTGTATTGTATCCGGAGGAAGGGTGCAGCGTTCAATCTTATCGCCAAATGTGCGCATTAACAGTTATTCCGAAGTATACGATTCTATTTTAATGGAAGGCGTGAACGTCGGGCGCTATGCAAAAATTAAAAGGGCAATCATTGATAAAGATGTAATTATTCCTCAGGGCATGGTTATCGGCTATGATCCTGAAGAGGATAAGAAACGATTTACTGTTTCTGATTCAGGGATAGTTGTTGTAGCGAAAAAGACTGAGATAAAACAAGCAAACGGAAAAAAATGA
- a CDS encoding MarC family protein yields the protein MFKSLEPFILSFIPIFVAVDAIGNVPLFLSLTEGLNKKHKQKIVVDSVVTATLMAVAFMFVGKWVLNLLSITISDFQIAGGMLLFVISVRLLLPGASKGLMVSNHDKDVGVFPLGTPLITGPAVLTTTLIVLDTYGTLATFVSLAINMLIVWITLEKSDILIKYTGESGTRAFSKIMYILLAAIAVMMIRRGIMGAFIR from the coding sequence ATGTTTAAATCATTAGAGCCATTCATCTTAAGCTTCATTCCGATCTTTGTTGCTGTGGATGCCATTGGCAATGTTCCGCTTTTTCTTTCTCTTACCGAAGGGCTCAATAAGAAACACAAACAAAAAATTGTAGTTGATTCTGTTGTAACCGCAACGCTTATGGCTGTGGCTTTTATGTTTGTCGGCAAGTGGGTGCTTAATCTGCTAAGTATTACTATCTCTGATTTCCAGATTGCAGGCGGTATGCTTTTATTTGTAATTTCTGTCCGTCTGCTCCTACCCGGGGCAAGTAAAGGGCTTATGGTTAGCAATCATGATAAAGATGTAGGTGTGTTTCCTCTGGGGACTCCATTAATCACCGGGCCAGCTGTTTTAACAACTACCTTAATAGTGTTGGATACCTACGGAACGTTAGCTACTTTTGTTTCGTTGGCGATTAATATGCTTATTGTCTGGATTACTCTAGAGAAATCTGATATCCTAATTAAATATACAGGTGAAAGTGGCACACGCGCTTTTTCTAAAATTATGTATATCTTATTAGCCGCAATTGCAGTTATGATGATCAGGCGCGGAATTATGGGGGCATTTATAAGATGA